One part of the bacterium genome encodes these proteins:
- the trmD gene encoding tRNA (guanosine(37)-N1)-methyltransferase TrmD → MQFHIVTLFPDAFDSYLNESIIKRAQEKKKIKIKLYNPRDFTEDKHRRVDDKPYGGGPGMVMQALPILKAVEKVKAKKAKVIILSPRGKQFTNADAQKLSSFKGDIVLISGRYEGIDARVKKILKAEEISVGPYTLTGGELPAMVLIDAISRHIPGVLGNQSSVEESRVASGETYTRPETLVYKKKKYSVPKVLVSGHHGEIEKWRKGK, encoded by the coding sequence ATGCAATTCCATATAGTCACATTATTTCCCGACGCTTTTGATTCATACCTCAATGAGTCCATCATTAAGCGCGCACAGGAAAAGAAAAAAATAAAAATAAAACTCTATAATCCGCGTGATTTTACCGAAGATAAGCACCGACGAGTGGATGATAAGCCGTATGGCGGAGGCCCTGGCATGGTCATGCAGGCGTTGCCGATTTTGAAAGCGGTGGAGAAAGTGAAAGCTAAAAAAGCCAAAGTCATAATCCTTTCTCCACGAGGCAAACAATTTACAAATGCGGATGCGCAGAAACTCTCATCTTTCAAAGGCGATATTGTTTTGATTTCAGGACGATACGAAGGCATTGATGCCCGTGTCAAAAAAATTCTGAAAGCAGAGGAGATTTCTGTTGGCCCCTATACGCTCACGGGAGGGGAGTTGCCCGCCATGGTTTTGATTGACGCGATTTCCCGCCACATTCCCGGCGTGCTTGGAAATCAATCCTCGGTTGAAGAAAGCCGTGTTGCCTCGGGGGAAACGTACACCCGCCCTGAAACCCTTGTCTACAAAAAGAAAAAATACAGTGTGCCGAAAGTGCTTGTTTCAGGACATCATGGGGAGATAGAGAAGTGGAGAAAGGGTAAATAA